CTCATCCGCGCGGTGGGCTGTCGTCGAAAGGCACGAGGCATGGATTTGGGTGCGGCGTCGACAAGATGAATCGTCTGCGGTTGGCGATTCCCTCCGCTTCAAAGAATGTGAGCCGCTGTGGGAAGCTTGCTATCTGCAGAGCACAAAGGTCTTTAACTTCTAATCTATGATGTTTGTATTCTTCAGGCAAAGTATTTTTTGAGTCTGGATGTAGAGCTAAGCTACTCCTAGTTTTATAGTCTCTAGATAGATATAGCATTTCATGGTAGAGACTAGAGAATGAATGACAGGAGTGCCCTCTtaacataataataatagtattATTACCTAAGTGGATTTGCAGTATAGTTGAATTGGAGTCATAAACTCAAGTGATTCTATATCCCCATGTCCTATTTCTAATCACAGTTGAGTCGAACACCGCCACAATGGAACAGAATTACTGTGATCTTTATCGAAGATGGATATGGCCATTGGTTTGATGCATCATATTCTTCAGTAGAAAATGATTGCTGCAACTCTACCATTGCAAGTAGGCTGATTGGTTACTTTGTAACTTTTAGATAGTGGAGTCTGGGGAGCTGCTTCATTAAATGGCATATTCTCCTTCATGCACTTCTTTGGATAGGTCTTGTTACATTTGGACAATCTTGTAATCAAATATTCTTCTATAATATGTTTTCAGCTGCATGATTATAGTATTTGTCAGAATGTCCTGTGACAGTTGATGTGATTTGCTTGTACAGTGAAGATTCTAAAGGTGGGGGAGGATTCTTGACTGGATTTCTTATAGGGGGCGCAATCTTCGGAACATTGGGATATGTCTTTGCTCCTCAGGTTTTGTCaaacctttttaaaaaaattatgcgtGGCATCGGCACATGTGAAGTAGATAAAGAAACCCCTCATATCAAATGTTGATTCATCATGTTTATTTTACAATACACTGCCTTACTCTCTAGTGCTGTAGCGAATAGCCAATGTCTTGTTGAGCAATTTAGAAGATTATGAATTTCTGATTTTAACAACCTAACATATCCATGCTCGAGTTGACTAGGTGGAGTGCTAAGTGCTAACTAAAAGTTATGCATCTGATATACTATTCACCGATAATAATGTTGTTCATAAGCAATGCTTTGTGTTAGTCTTCTATGGTCATGCTCGGCGCTATTGTTATCTGGTTTGCAAAGATTGTTAATTTGGAATTGGTTGTTAACAACATAGCGTTCTTGAGCAGATCAGCAAGACGCTAGATTCTTTATTAGATGAAAATGGACAAGACAGTGAATCTGATGAACATGGCCTTGTAAAGCCACGGTATGGTCGATATTATGATGAAGGTTTAGAGGTAAGAAATCAAAAATATCGCTGGACTATTCTACTTGTAACATGCTTTTTCTGGCAACTAAAACTATGAATTGGATCCAGAAAACCCGTCAAACACTGGGCGACAAGATAAGCCAACTAAACTTGGCAATTGACAAAGCTGCCTCCCGGTTGAAGCGCGTTGCTGGCAATGTGGAAAAGGAAGCTATTAATGATGAATCAGAAGTAGAGACTTCTTAGAACTTGTACCTTTTCAGGAGTTCTGTTTGCTGAGTAACAAATCTTTTTGTAAATTATTCGTTTCCTTTACACTGTATGTATATGTTAATACACAAACCCTTCATATGCATAATTTCACAGACTTGCATAGTATATTCTAGATTATTGCCACAAAAATTTGCTCCCAAGATTCAACTATACAAATTTGTTGTGACTGCTATTTTCTTTAAGCCTCCGTATGTGAAATTAATGACTACTAATTTTTCTTGAGTCTCCATATGTTAACTATATTACCATCAATTTTTCTAAAGCTTCCCTATGTGAACTGATTGAGTATTCACTGAATTTGCAGATCGAAATATCTTCATTCAACGATAATGAGCTTGTGGCGGAAAACTTGAACGAGCAAGGATTTGTGCAAGGTGAAACAGCAACGTAGTGTATGTTTAAAACAGGCAGCAGAGCAGCCGAGTAAAGCCATCAGCGCCTTTGGAACAGTAAGTAGACTGCAGAATCCCAAATTGAAAAAATGTTGTAGCCAATCCATTTATATTGTGGCTAATTTTGGGGACATTTTTTCTGCAAACATGTAGCTGAACTGGATGGCCTGTCCAACCGATTGGCAGCATGAAATGAATGAAACATTTTCGTATTTGTGCCCTTTTCCCTGATACTCCTTCAGTGTTTTTGTGATCCAAGCAGATATTGTGATTTGCGAGGTAGATCTATCTCTGTTAATCGTAAGGTACGGAGAATTAACTCGAAATCCTAGGCCTAACCCCTAGATAGCTGCTGATTAAGGGCTTGGTTGACAGCTACAGATCCTATCTCCAAATCCTTCATGATCCCAAAGACTAAACAAAAACGTTTGGCTGGATACCAAGCTCCAAAACTCCATGCATGCTTAAACAAGTATGAAAACACTTCATTTATGAACATGAAAACACTTCTGGTGATGCTCGTTACCCAATTTTGctgttcaaatttaaattttatttgagaTTTGCTCCCCCCTTTCCGATAGGATGACTTTGAAATCGTATAGGTAGGAGAACGCTATTTGAGAAAACCGTATTTTTACAAGCGTTgagaaaataataattttatgaAATACAAGAAATTTCATCTACACAACTACACAAGAAACTccaggatgtttttttttcttttcgctgTTGAATAATTGATTGTATAGGAAACACATATAACAATGATATAAATAACAGCTGTACAATGGAAATGCAAGTGTGTGTGTACACAACTTGGCGGATGAAACCTACTTCAATTCTTCCCCATTTTGAAACATACATTAATTCTCCTTTATATTGCCAccaaaaattttacaaaacctaTCCCTAATAATAACCAAGCCATCACACTAAGTAGATCAACTGTTAGGGCTCAAGATTAAccagaagatgatgatgattttgCCAGTAATTaccactccctccgtcccataaaaaaccaacactCGATgcgacacatcctagtactacgaatctagacatatttctatccagattcgttgtactataatGTGTCACATACAGAGCTAGATTCactttttggacggagggagtagaccaTATCCATGGCGTCGTCGCGTACAGCGTGTACTTCTCCCAagagcgagaggaggaagaagaaggagagaTGGTCAGCTAGGACACCGAATGCCTCGTGTTCCGCGACGGCGTCGACCTCGTCTCCTCGCCGGGGCTCTCCGACGTGTCGGAGCTGCTGTTCTCGCCGCTGCTCGCCTTGCCAGACCACAGCTTGCTCAGTATCTTCTTCGGCatcagcccgccgccgccgctccccttcgctgacgccgacgacggcggcggcttcttgCAGGCGGcctgatcgccgccgccgccggagacgccGCCGTTCTTGTTGTTGGCGAGGCTCATCGACCGGAAGGAGGTGACGTCGAcggacgtcgtcgtcggcggcggcgcccactgGTCGTCCtcggtcgccgtcgacctcgagCTGCCGTACGAGTTGCCGTCCTGCTCCCTGGGGAGGAGGGAGCGCGCTGCCGGCGGCAtgtcggcggccgccgccgccgacgccgacgacgccgcccggACCTGCTCGAAGAAGAGGACCTGCACGACGACGCGGAGCGGGAGGCGCTCGTTCTGCACGGCGTGCATGCTCGCCTCCGGCGACAGCTTCTTGCAGTCCATCAGCCCGCACagcctcttcttctcccccttcGTTAAACCCGGATGCTCCTGCAAAAATGTCACAAGCTGACAATTAGCTCAAAAGTTTTAAGACTGTTTGACCAAATCTCGTCCTAAATGTTACTccccccgtcccaaaatatgaGGGTTTTTAGgtgaatgtgacacattctagtacaacaaatttGGATATAAAGCATATCCAAATTCGttatactaggatgtgtcacatccacccaaaatcccttatattttgggacggagggagtagatatctATAACCGGGGGTGTAGTTCAAAGGTTTCGAGCTTCTTGGATCATGTGCCATGTTACTCTATCTGATCATAAATATTTCACAAATATTTGACGTTTATGACAGATTTTGTCAAATTTGGAAGTTTcttaaaagtttgatcaaatcttGGTCTAAACGTCAAATATCTATAACCGGAGGGGAGTAGttcaaaaattttgatcttttcGAAGCATGTGTCATGTCGTCAATGGGGGGGATGTGGTGAAACATACCTTGAGATACATGTCGATGGCGCGGTATAGCCCGTCGTGCACGGGCCGAGTTGCGAGGGGAACCATCTCAGTGAGGGCGATGAACTTCGAGAGTGGGAGGTTGGGGTCCTTCGCAATCTCAGCCAGATACCCATCAACCAGCTTCGCGATCGCGAGCTTCGAGCTGCGGGAGACACCATTCAGGTTGTCATCATCACCATCCATGGCTTCCTGATCATCATCCTCTTGTAGCTTGGCGCCATCATCGTCCTCGCGGTGCTGCGCCATGAACTCCTCCAGCATCGCCGAGATCATGTCCACATTGTACATGGCGGCCTCGTCGGAGTTAGCGGGGATAAGGAGGTCCGAGACCGAAGCCTCATCCAGCTTCGCGCCGATCCTCTTCGTAAGATTGTCGCGGCACGCCTCATCTGATCCCAACAAGCATGAGGCTCTGAGAAGCTTAAGGAGGAAAGAGCATGGGACTGAACCTTCCTCAGATGGAAGCAGGGAGATGATGGTCTCAAGAGCTGCAGAGTGCCTTGTGCAGTCAAGCCCATTGCTGACAGCACTTTCCAGTGAGCTGAACAGCCTCCTGTGAGCATAAGCCCTCAGTGCCTCACCAATCACCTCACTGCTGATTCTCCCCTTGGCCTTGATGGCCATGATGACCTTCTTGTACAGGCACATCTCAAGGTCACAGAGATCCTCTACCCACCAGTCTCTGGGCACCATCTGCTGCTTCCTTACGCCGTTCCAGTGCGAGTCGAGGCCGTTCTCCGACGGTAGCTTCCTCCTGTTGTAGGTGTATGACCACTCAACCTCTGACGGATCGATGGAGGCCTTCGTCGCGATCGAATCGACGCAGTGGTTGATCACCTTGAGGTTCTCCGACCATGGCAGCAGTGACTTGGTTGTCTGAAGAACGATGATGGAGTCCTTCCAGGTTCTGAATATGCTTGAGGACAGGAACACATCGATCTTGTAGATGAGGTTCCCCTTGTCGATCGTCTCGAACATCTCAAGATACTCGGCTGCGCAGCGGGCTGCGAGGACGTTGTACG
This genomic window from Oryza sativa Japonica Group chromosome 12, ASM3414082v1 contains:
- the LOC4352651 gene encoding uncharacterized protein gives rise to the protein MLGTTAAQPTSRRGGLSTPRTRHGFGCGVDKMNRLRLAIPSASKNVSRCGKLAICRAQSEDSKGGGGFLTGFLIGGAIFGTLGYVFAPQISKTLDSLLDENGQDSESDEHGLVKPRYGRYYDEGLEKTRQTLGDKISQLNLAIDKAASRLKRVAGNVEKEAINDESEIEISSFNDNELVAENLNEQGFVQGETAT
- the LOC4352652 gene encoding BTB/POZ domain-containing protein NPY4, translated to MKYMKLGSKPDVFQTEGNNIRFVATELATDIVIIVGEVKFYLHKFPLLSKSSRLQTLVASTNEESNDEIDISDIPGGPAAFEICAKFCYGMIVTLNAYNVLAARCAAEYLEMFETIDKGNLIYKIDVFLSSSIFRTWKDSIIVLQTTKSLLPWSENLKVINHCVDSIATKASIDPSEVEWSYTYNRRKLPSENGLDSHWNGVRKQQMVPRDWWVEDLCDLEMCLYKKVIMAIKAKGRISSEVIGEALRAYAHRRLFSSLESAVSNGLDCTRHSAALETIISLLPSEEGSVPCSFLLKLLRASCLLGSDEACRDNLTKRIGAKLDEASVSDLLIPANSDEAAMYNVDMISAMLEEFMAQHREDDDGAKLQEDDDQEAMDGDDDNLNGVSRSSKLAIAKLVDGYLAEIAKDPNLPLSKFIALTEMVPLATRPVHDGLYRAIDMYLKEHPGLTKGEKKRLCGLMDCKKLSPEASMHAVQNERLPLRVVVQVLFFEQVRAASSASAAAAADMPPAARSLLPREQDGNSYGSSRSTATEDDQWAPPPTTTSVDVTSFRSMSLANNKNGGVSGGGGDQAACKKPPPSSASAKGSGGGGLMPKKILSKLWSGKASSGENSSSDTSESPGEETRSTPSRNTRHSVS